From the genome of Lineus longissimus chromosome 8, tnLinLong1.2, whole genome shotgun sequence, one region includes:
- the LOC135492517 gene encoding beta-hexosaminidase subunit beta-like has translation MECRWIILLGLYLRLASAVLHTLDPRWPKGTGHRGMPWPLPRKWKESNTLMTIDPDKFYMWSDIKNCDIIDMAFQRYQRYLFEGRRGILSPRYKTMHRLDVVVSSKTCDYWPRENMDEAYNLTVSYIGFARVAARTVWGAIRGIETFTQLIWIDGNGEYMINKTTIEDSPRFAHRGVLIDTARHFIPTPILKLTMDAMSYNKLNVFHWHMTDDESFPYESKTFPELHEMGAYSIYHTYSPGEITELAEYGRELGIRIIPEIDSPDHTQSWAKSHPELFTACQYNDSAADYRPQKELLNPLEKSTYNFVSWLIWEIAKLFPDHYIHVGLNDLDEDCWRSNPNISAYMKRKSWPLSKVQQQYTNKVLQMAMDEGKKPILWQTPLEKNVKLKFSNVTIQIDKELTDDLRETIRNLGYDVIVSACWDLHHVTYGEDWRNFYECEPENYTGGPLTDGSILGGEATIWTQYIDGPNMVPLMWPRASAMAERLWSPKETRDIDYALYRLDEHRCRMLRHDVPSQPLTSGYCGEYEFYGWVHSKAASSDRVAYGILYIMCACIMDLIKDIFTFPSTTNSTVES, from the exons ATGGAGTGTCGTTGGATCATTCTTTTGGGACTTTACCTGAGACTCGCCTCAGCAGTGCTTCACACCTtggatccaagatggccaaaG GGTACCGGCCACAGGGGCATGCCTTGGCCACTCCCCAGAAAATGGAAAGAGTCAAACACTCTGATGACAATTGACCCCGACAAGTTCTATATGTGGAGTGACATCAAGAACTGTGACATCATCGACATGGCATTCCAGCGTTATCAGCGTTATCTGTTCGAAGGGAGAAGAGGTATCCTGTCTCCAAGGTACAAGACGATGCATCGTCTTGATGTGGTTGTGTCATCTAAGACTTGTGATTACTGGCCAAGAGAGAATATGGACGAGGCTT ATAACCTGACGGTGTCGTACATCGGCTTCGCCCGGGTGGCCGCCAGGACCGTTTGGGGCGCTATTAGGGGAATCGAAACATTCACACAACTCATTTGGATAGATGGCAACGGAGAG TACATGATAAACAAAACAACCATAGAGGATTCACCCAGATTCGCCCATAGAGGAGTTCTGATAGACACAGCCAGACATTTTATACCAACACCTATACTAAAGTTGACAATG GATGCCATGTCATACAACAAATTGAATGTGTTCCACTGGCACATGACGGATGACGAGTCATTTCCTTACGAAAGTAAAACATTCCCAGAACTTCATGAAATG GGTGCGTATTCGATCTACCATACCTACAGCCCGGGTGAGATCACCGAGTTGGCGGAGTATGGCCGAGAGTTGGGGATTAGAATCATTCCAGAGATAGATAGCCCAGATCACACACAATCTTGGGCGAAATCACATCCTG AGCTTTTCACAGCATGTCAGTATAACGACAGTGCGGCCGACTATCGACCGCAAAAAGAACTGCTGAACCCTCTCGAGAAATCGACATACAACTTCGTGAGTTGGCTTATCTGGGAGATAGCCAAGCTCTTCCCAGATCATTACATTCATGTGGGACTCAACGATTTGGATGAGGATTGCTG GCGTTCTAACCCCAACATCAGTGCTTACATGAAACGCAAGAGCTGGCCATTATCAAAGGTGCAGCAACAATACACGAACAAGGTGCTGCAGATGGCCATGGATGAAGGGAAGAAACCCATTCTCTGGCAAACGCCGCTGGAGAAGAACGTCAAA CTGAAGTTCAGTAACGTCACCATCCAAATTGATAAGGAGTTAACGGACGATCTAAGAGAAACTATCCGCAATCTAGGTTATGACGTCATAGTTTCCGCATGCTGGGATCTTCATCACGTGACATATGGCGAGGATTGGCGGAATTTCTACGAATGTGAACCAGAAAATTATACTG GCGGGCCGTTAACAGATGGTTCTATCCTTGGAGGCGAGGCCACGATATGGACCCAGTACATAGACGGACCCAATATGGTGCCTTTAATGTG GCCTCGAGCTTCAGCAATGGCAGAGAGATTATGGAGTCCAAAGGAGACACGTGACATAGACTATGCCCTATATCGACTGGATGAACATCGATGCCGGATGCTGAG GCACGACGTCCCCTCCCAGCCGCTCACCTCGGGTTACTGTGGCGAATACGAGTTCTACGGCTGGGTTCACAGCAAGGCAGCATCTTCTGATAGGGTGGCTTATGGCATCCTGTACATCATGTGTGCCTGTATCATGGACCTTATCAAGGATATCTTCACGTTTCCTTCGACCACCAATAGCACAGTGGAGTCCTGA